From the genome of Mustela lutreola isolate mMusLut2 chromosome 16, mMusLut2.pri, whole genome shotgun sequence, one region includes:
- the LOC131817957 gene encoding cytochrome c oxidase subunit 4 isoform 1, mitochondrial — MLATRVFSLLGKRAISTSVCVRAHGGVVKSEDYALPSYVDRRDYPLPDVAHVRNLSAGQKALKEKEKASWSSLSMDEKVELYRMKFNESFAEMNRSTNEWKTVVGASLFFVGFTALILIWEKYYVYSPVPHTFEEDWVAKQTKRMLDMKVSPVQGFSAKWDYDKNEWKK; from the exons ATGTTGGCTACCAGAGTGTTCAGCCTCCTCGGCAAGCGGGCGATTTCCACCTCCGTGTGTGTCCGAGCCCATG GAGGCGTCGTGAAGAGTGAAGACTACGCTCTCCCGAGTTACGTCGACCGGCGTGACTACCCCCTGCCTGATGTGGCCCACGTGAGGAACCTCTCTGCCGGCCAGAAGGCcttgaaagagaaggagaaggcttcctggagcagCCTCTCCATGGATGAGAAAGTCGAAT TGTACCGCATGAAGTTCAACGAGAGCTTCGCGGAGATGAACCGGAGCACCAACGAGTGGAAGACGGTCGTGGGCGCCTCCTTGTTTTTCGTCGGTTTCACCGCGCTCATCCTGATTTGGGAGAAGTACTACG TGTACAGCCCGGTCCCGCACACCTTCGAGGAGGACTGGGTGGCCAAGCAGACCAAGAGGATGCTCGACATGAAGGTCAGCCCGGTTCAGGGCTTCTCGGCCAAGTGGGATTACGACAAGAACGAGTGGAAGAAGTAG